In Desulfovibrio sp. ZJ209, one genomic interval encodes:
- a CDS encoding SHOCT domain-containing protein, which yields MFKLFFTMVMAILAACFVIGFIVRMLRKGGHKEVAEIGTDIAKITGGEGDKVRQLQELAQLREQNILTEEEFDQQKKKILDQ from the coding sequence ATGTTCAAGCTGTTTTTCACCATGGTAATGGCCATCCTGGCCGCCTGTTTCGTCATCGGCTTCATCGTCAGGATGCTGCGCAAGGGGGGCCACAAGGAAGTTGCGGAAATCGGCACCGATATAGCGAAGATCACTGGAGGGGAAGGCGACAAGGTGCGGCAGCTTCAGGAGCTTGCCCAACTGCGCGAGCAAAATATCCTCACCGAAGAGGAATTTGACCAGCAGAAGAAAAAGATTCTGGACCAGTAG